A window from Podospora bellae-mahoneyi strain CBS 112042 chromosome 1 map unlocalized CBS112042p_1, whole genome shotgun sequence encodes these proteins:
- the PMT4 gene encoding Dolichyl-phosphate-mannose--protein mannosyltransferase 4 (BUSCO:EOG09260J53; COG:O; CAZy:GT39; EggNog:ENOG503NV01), with the protein MATTAPQGTLRQRSVAGSKKNKDGASSDVELDKLVKAANQRPKAVSENDHRIAFFIITIVAFITRFWGISHPNEVVFDEVHFGKFASYYLEKTYFFDVHPPFGKLLFAFVGWLVGFDGHFHFENIGDSYIANKVPYVAFRSLPALLGALTVSMVYLIMWESGYSLPACILAAGLVLLDNAHIGQTRLILLDATLVFAMACSLLCYIKFYKLRHEPFSRKWWKWLILTGFALSCDISTKYVGLFAFITIGSAVVIELWDLLDIKRPGGALTLAQFGKHFAARAFGLIFLPFLFYLFWFQVHFTILTRSGPGDDFMTPEFQETLSDNIMLSNAITIDYYDTISIKHKETKAYLHSHPERYPLRYDDGRVSSQGQQVTGYPFNDTNNYWQILPAGADDKQLNRHIKNHDLIRLRHVVTDTILLSHDVASPYFPTNQEFTTVSLADAYGDRAADTLFEVRIEHGKPNQEWKTISGHFKLIHNPSKVAMWTHTKPLPEWAFKQQEINGNKQIAPSSNVWLVEDISSLPADHPRRAKVAKKVKTLPFLRKWFELQRSMFWHNNQLTASHPYASLPYSWPFLLRGVSFWTQNDTRQQIYFLGNPIGWWIASSVLAIYAGIILADQFSLRRGMDALDHRSRSRLYNSTGFFFLAWATHYFPFYVMGRQLFLHHYLPAHLASALVTGALVEFIFSQDAVEHEVVHQAAKAGKKSQTPKHHLTARERFAGQSLFGSWVATGVILTLVAAGWYFFLPLTYGYPGLTVEQVIRRKWLGYDLHFAK; encoded by the exons ATGGCTACAACAGCCCCCCAGGGCACCTTGCGCCAGCGTAGCGTAGCTGGTAGCAAGAAGAACAAAGATGGCGCCTCCTCCGATGTTGAGCTCGACAAGCTCGTAAAGGCCGCCAACCAGCGCCCAAAGGCTGTCTCGGAGAACGATCACAGgatcgccttcttcatcatcaccatcgtggCCTTCATCACCAGATTCTGGGGCATTAGCCACCCCAACGAGGTTGTTTTTGACGAGGTACACTTCGGAAAG TTCGCCTCGTACTATCTCGAAAAGACCTACTTCTTCGACGTGCACCCTCCGTTCGGCAAGCTCCTCTTTGCCTTTgttggctggctggttgGCTTCGATGGCCACTTTCACTTCGAGAACATTGGCGACTCCTACATTGCGAACAAGGTTCCCTACGTGGCCTTCCGCTCCCTCCCTGCACTCCTTGGCGCCTTGACCGTCTCGATGGTATACCTTATCATGTGGGAGTCTGGGTACAGCCTTCCCGCCTGCATTCTTGCCGCTGGCTTGGTTCTGCTCGACAACGCCCATATTGGCCAAACACGCCTGATTCTTCTCGATGCCACCCTCGTGTTTGCCATGGCCTGCAGCTTGCTCTGCTATATCAAGTTCTACAAGTTGCGCCATGAGCCCTTCTCAAGGAAGTGGTGGAAGTGGCTGATCCTCACTGGATTTGCCCTTTCCTGCGATATCTCGACCAAATACGTTGGTCTTTTCGCCTTCATCACCATTGGTTCTGCTGTTGTCATTGAGCTTTGGGACTTGCTGGATATTAAGAGGCCTGGTGGAGCTCTGACCTTGGCTCAGTTCGGCAAGCACTTTGCTGCTAGAGCTTTCGGCTTGATCTTCCTGCCCTTCCTCTTTTACCTCTTCTGGTTCCAGGTTCACTTCACCATTCTCACCCGCTCTGGCCCCGGTGATGATTTCATGACCCCCGAGTTTCAGGAGACCCTGAGCGACAACATCATGCTCAGCAACGCCATCACCATTGACTATTACGACACCATCTCGATCAAGCACAAGGAGACCAAGGCTTACCTTCACAGCCACCCGGAGCGTTATCCTCTGCGGTATGACGATGGCCGTGTTTCCAGCCAGGGTCAGCAGGTCACTGGTTACCCATTCAATGACACCAACAACTATTGGCAGATTCTCCCCGCTGGTGCCGATGACAAGCAGCTCAATCGTCACATCAAGAATCACGACCTCATCAGACTCCGTCATGTTGTTACCGACACCATTCTCTTGTCCCACGACGTTGCCTCGCCATACTTCCCTACCAACCAGGAGTTCACTACAGTCTCGCTTGCGGACGCCTATGGTGACAGGGCTGCTGACACTCTCTTCGAAGTACGCATTGAGCATGGCAAACCTAACCAGGAATGGAAGACTATCTCGGGCCACTTCAAGCTGATCCACAACCCAAGCAAGGTTGCCATGTGGACTCACACCAAGCCTCTTCCTGAATGGGCTTTCAAGCAGCAAGAAATCAACGGCAACAAGCAAATCGCACCAAGTTCCAATGTCTGGCTTGTTGAGGACATTTCTTCTCTGCCCGCCGACCACCCGCGCCGCGCCAAGGTAGCAAAGAAGGTCAAGACTTTGCCCTTCTTGCGCAAGTGGTTTGAGCTGCAAAGGTCCATGTTCTGGCACAACAACCAGCTGACGGCCAGCCACCCCTACGCTTCGCTCCCCTACTCTTGGCCTTTCCTGCTCCGCGGTGTCAGCTTCTGGACACAGAATGATACTCGTCAGCAAATCTACTTCCTTGGCAACCCAATCGGTTGGTGGATTGCCAGCAGTGTCCTGGCCATCTATGCCGGCATCATCTTGGCCGACCAGTTCTCACTGCGCCGTGGCATGGATGCTTTGGATCACC GTTCTCGCTCCCGCCTGTACAACTCCACGGGTTTCTTCTTCCTTGCCTGGGCTACCCATTACTTCCCCTTTTATGTCATGGGTCGTCAGCTCTTCCTTCATCACTATCTCCCCGCACATCTAGCATCTGCCCTTGTCACGGGTGCGCTGGTTGAGTTCATCTTCAGCCAGGACGCCGTGGAGCACGAGGTGGTCCATCAAGCCGCTAAGGCCGGCAAGAAGAGCCAGACTCCTAAGCACCACTTGACGGCCCGCGAGCGTTTTGCCGGCCAGAGTTTGTTCGGGTCATGGGTTGCCACCGGTGTCATTCTCACCTTGGTTGCCGCGGGCTGGTACTTCTTCTTGCCTTTGACCTACGGCTACCCCGGCCTGACGGTGGAGCAAGTTATCCGGAGAAAGTGGCTGGGTTATGATCTTCACTTTGCCAAATAG
- a CDS encoding uncharacterized protein (COG:J; EggNog:ENOG503P43C), with protein MRPWDGHIRICQSLTTARAAGLTTIVRRTERGEGVHQKANRQFHCQENPLSQSMFVIAARRSLSVFSQVSPKRTLPRLIHNMSATPVYTDKAAPVAGPYSQAIKTPTTIYCSGQIPCDAQGNLVEGSIQEKTGACIANIKAVLEEAGSSIGKVVKVNVFLTDMANFAVSTRSFRSSSDGVC; from the exons ATGAGACCCTGGGACGGCCACATCCGCATCTGCCAGAGCTTAACAACGGCCCGGGCTGCGGGGTTGACTACCATAGTCCGAAGAACGGAGCGCGGGGAAGGAGTCCATCAAAAAGCCAATCGCCAATTTCACTGTCAAGAAAACCCACTGTCTCAATCAATGTTTGTAATTGCTGCCAGAAGATCCCTTTCTGTCTTTTCTCAAGTTTCTCCCAAAAGGACACTCCCAAGACTCATCCACAACATGTCTGCCACTCCCGTCTACACCGACAAGGCCGCCCCGG TCGCTGGCCCTTAC TCCCAGGCCATCAAGACCCCTACCACCATCTACTGCTCCGGCCAGATTCCCTGCGACGCCCAGGGCAACCTCGTTGAGGGCAGTATCCAGGAGAAGACCGGTGCTTgcatcgccaacatcaaggCCGTTCTCGAGGAGGCTGGCTCCTCCATCGGGAAGGTTGTCAAGGTCAATGTTTTCTTGACCGACATGGCCAACTTTGCCGTAAGCACCCGAAGTTTCCGATCATCGAGTGACGGCGTTTGCTAA
- a CDS encoding uncharacterized protein (COG:I; COG:Q; EggNog:ENOG503NXAM), translating to MDLFRTLPVRSISVVSLTTAYLASSGKLPIWPQWSLVPSFLALWSLQFSFWLIWVLFLYNSLFSPFQDLPTPDGKHWLFGHFPIIKKFPTGKPMIEWVNTLPNDGLIRYFGLFNQERLLPTNPKVLTELLTTKNYDFQKPSSWRWLIGRKLGIGLLLAEGDEHKVQRRNLNPAFHFRHIKNLYPIFWSKSKEGVEALTKKVLSEKKSNGSSGPKDQEESRTAVVEVGNWASRIALDIIGVTGLGRDFGAISDPGNELNQTYQNLFSPSKQSQTLGMLNLIFPARLVQLLPVQRNADILEAARYIRNVCHDLIRAKKEKQERKESLGDDILSTAIESGAFSDDNLVDQLMTFLAAGHETTASAMTWAIYLLSKNPEIQSRLRAEVRSRLPSLADDSSQEITSVDIDSMTYLNAVCSEVLRYFPPAPVTIRVAACDTSIQGRHIPKGTQFMIIPWAINKSEALWGSDAREFKPDRWVPKDETDKSAASGGATSNYAFLTFLHGPRSCIGQQFAKAEFACMLATWVGRFEMELENKEEEDEEKISIKSTLTARPEKGLFVRLKVVDGW from the exons ATGGATCTTTTCAGGACCTTACCTGTCCGCTCCATTTCGGTTGTCTCCCTGACGACTGCGTATCTGGCGTCATCAGGCAAACTACCCATATGGCCCCAATGGAGCCTGGTACCGTCATTTCTCGCTCTTTGGAGTCTTCAATTCTCCTTCTGGCTTATATGGGTACTCTTTCTCTACAATAGTCTGTTTTCTCCCTTTCAAGACTTGCCCACGCCTGACGGCAAACATTGGCTCTTTGGCCatttccccatcatcaagaagtttCCGACAGGGAAACCTATGATTGAGTG GGTGAACACACTCCCGAATGACGGCCTGATTAGATATTTTGGTCTCTTCAACCAAGAGAGGCTGCTCCCTACAAACCCCAAGGTATTGACCGAGCTTCTTACCACCAAAAACTATGACTTCCAAAAGCCCTCTTCATGGCGATGGCTCATCGGCCGTAAGCTCGGTATCGGGCTTTTGTTGGCTGAAGGCGACGAACATAAAGTGCAGCGGAGGAATCTGAATCCAGCATTCCACTTCCGCCACATCAAGAATCTGTATCCTATTTTTTGGAGTAAATCCAAGGAGGGTGTGGAGGCCTTGACCAAGAAAGTCCTGAGCGAGAAGAAGTCCAACGGGTCATCGGGACCCAAGGACCAAGAAGAAAGCCGTACGGCTGTCGTCGAGGTCGGAAACTGGGCCTCTAGAATTGCACTCGACATTATCGGAGTCACCGGTCTCGGTCGTGACTTTGGCGCCATCTCAGATCCAGGGAACGAACTCAACCAGACCTACCAAAATCTTTTTTCTCCCAGCAAGCAAAGCCAAACGCTCGGTATGCTTAACCTCATCTTCCCGGCCCGTCTAGTCCAACTCCTTCCTGTTCAACGCAACGCAGACATTTTGGAAGCCGCCCGCTATATAAGGAACGTCTGCCATGACCTCATCCGAgccaagaaagaaaagcaagAACGGAAAGAGTCCCTCGGCGACgacatcctctccaccgccatCGAATCCGGTGCTTTCAGCGACGATAACCTTGTTGACCAACTCATGACCTTCCTCGCTGCCGGCCACGAAACCACCGCGTCTGCCATGACATGGGCCATCTACCTCCTTTCAAAGAACCCCGAGATCCAATCCCGCCTCCGCGCCGAAGTCCGTtcccgcctcccctcccttgcAGATGATTCCTCCCAAGAAATCACCAGCGTCGACATCGACTCCATGACCTATCTCAACGCGGTTTGCTCTGAAGTCCTTCGGTATTTCCCCCCTGCTCCCGTCACCATCCGGGTAGCTGCCTGCGACACCTCGATCCAGGGCCGGCACATACCCAAGGGAACTCAGTTCATGATCATCCCTTGGGCAATCAACAAGTCCGAAGCCCTTTGGGGGTCTGACGCAAGGGAGTTCAAACCTGACCGCTGGGTGCCAAAGGACGAGACGGATAAGAGTGCCGCCAGTGGAGGGGCGACGTCGAACTATGCGTTCCTGACTTTCTTGCATGGGCCGAGGAGTTGTATCGGGCAGCAGTTTGCCAAGGCGGAGTTTGCGTGTATGTTGGCTAcgtgggttgggaggttcgagatggagctggagaataaggaggaggaggatgaggagaagattAGTATCAAGAGCACGCTCACGGCGAGGCcggagaaggggttgtttgtgAGGTTAAAGGTGGTGGACGGGTGGTAG
- a CDS encoding uncharacterized protein (EggNog:ENOG503P6Y4), with the protein MSTSTPAPVRAASAKFNQADVKVGDQSSLYKLIMTPIIFTTFLISLFLVDTRNSALRRHYHASDSESRMPEWLHRIVYRYKQYEYVAVDENGKPFPISNPQTPAVSSGQEKEDFYHSKQKKLMKMEVAEAFEIRSIVVVLLGVLGVAFLWGSWKAASWIIGGLWTLASSR; encoded by the exons ATGTCAACCTCCACACCAGCCCCCGTTCGGGCCGCCAGCGCCAAGTTCAATCAGGCTGATGTTAAAGTCGGAGACCAGTCGTCATTATACAAG TTAATCATGACACCAATCATATTCACCACTTTCCTCATCTCCTTATTTCTTGTCGACACGCGTAACTCGGCCCTGAGGCGGCATTACCACGCCTCAGACTCAGAAAGTCGCATGCCCGAGTGGTTGCACCGGATTGTTTACAGATACAAACAGTACGAGTATGTAGCTGTAGACGAGAATGGAAAGCCATTCCCCATCAGCAACCCTCAGACACCCGCCGTTAGTTCCGggcaggagaaggaagacTTCTACCACAGCAAGCAGAAGAAattgatgaagatggaggtTGCCGAGGCGTTTGAGATTAGGAGTattgtggtggtgctatTGGGCGTGCTGGGTGTGGCGTTTCTATGGGGGTCATGGAAGGCTGCCAGCTGGATAatagggggtttgtggacATTGGCTTCGTCACGTTAA